A region from the Variovorax paradoxus genome encodes:
- the ugpE gene encoding sn-glycerol-3-phosphate ABC transporter permease UgpE: MVEKRGTHGVLAHVVMILGVFIVAFPLYLAFVASTHTAQEIVQAPMPLLPGTNMWDSYKGALFGRETSAGSNAPVAHMMWVSLVSALVISIGKISISLLSAFAIVYFRFPFKKICFWAIFVTLMLPVEVRILPTYKVLSDLNMLNTYAGLTVPLIASATATFLFRQFFLTVPDELTEASRMDGASPMRFFFDVLLPLSKTSIAALFVIQFIYGWNQYLWPLLATTGEDMYPVVVGIKRMIAGGDSQNEWNVVMATAILAMLPPALVVVLMQKWFVKGLVDTEK, from the coding sequence ATGGTTGAGAAACGCGGCACCCACGGCGTCCTGGCCCATGTGGTGATGATCCTGGGCGTGTTCATCGTCGCCTTTCCGCTCTACCTGGCGTTCGTGGCGTCCACGCACACGGCACAGGAGATCGTGCAGGCGCCGATGCCGCTCCTGCCCGGCACCAACATGTGGGACAGCTACAAGGGCGCGCTCTTCGGGCGCGAAACCAGCGCCGGTTCCAATGCGCCCGTGGCCCACATGATGTGGGTGAGCCTGGTGTCGGCGCTGGTGATCTCCATCGGCAAGATCTCCATCTCGCTGCTGTCGGCCTTTGCCATCGTCTACTTCCGGTTCCCGTTCAAGAAGATCTGCTTCTGGGCCATCTTCGTGACGCTGATGCTGCCGGTGGAGGTGCGCATCCTGCCCACCTACAAGGTGCTGTCCGACCTGAACATGCTGAACACCTACGCGGGCCTCACGGTGCCGCTGATCGCGTCGGCCACGGCCACCTTCCTGTTCCGCCAGTTCTTCCTGACGGTGCCCGACGAGCTCACCGAGGCCTCGCGCATGGACGGCGCAAGCCCCATGCGCTTCTTCTTCGACGTGCTGCTGCCGCTGTCGAAGACATCGATTGCGGCGCTGTTCGTGATCCAGTTCATCTACGGCTGGAACCAGTACCTCTGGCCGCTGCTCGCCACCACCGGCGAGGACATGTATCCGGTGGTGGTCGGCATCAAGCGAATGATTGCCGGCGGCGACAGCCAGAACGAATGGAACGTGGTGATGGCCACCGCCATCCTCGCCATGCTGCCGCCCGCGCTGGTGGTGGTGCTGATGCAAAAGTGGTTCGTCAAGGGCCTTGTGGATACAGAGAAATAA
- the ugpA gene encoding sn-glycerol-3-phosphate ABC transporter permease UgpA, whose protein sequence is MEKRVFFRSGWLPWLLLTPQMAVILVFFFWPAGQALLQSLQQQDAFGTSVEFVGLDNFRQIFSDPSYVESFKTTALFSVLVAGIGITLSLALAVFADRITRGGTFYKTMLILPYAVAPAVAAVLWVFMFSPSLGVVAYALGKIGIDWNHLLDSGHAMTLIVMASVWKQISYNFLFFLAGLQSIPKSLIEAAAIDGARPWRRFWTVQFPLLSPTTFFLLVINVVYAFFDTFAIVDAATQGGPGKDTAILVYKVYYDGFKAMDLGGSAAQSVVLMVIVVALTVIQFRYVEKKVQY, encoded by the coding sequence ATGGAAAAACGCGTTTTCTTTCGCTCGGGCTGGCTGCCCTGGCTGCTGCTGACGCCGCAAATGGCGGTGATCCTCGTGTTTTTCTTCTGGCCGGCGGGGCAGGCTCTGCTGCAGTCGCTGCAGCAGCAGGACGCCTTCGGCACGTCGGTGGAGTTTGTCGGGCTCGACAACTTCCGCCAGATATTCAGCGACCCGAGCTATGTGGAGTCGTTCAAGACCACCGCCCTGTTCTCGGTGCTGGTGGCGGGCATCGGCATCACGCTGTCGCTGGCGCTCGCGGTGTTTGCCGACCGCATCACGCGCGGCGGCACCTTCTACAAGACCATGCTGATCCTGCCCTACGCGGTGGCGCCCGCCGTGGCGGCCGTGCTCTGGGTCTTCATGTTCTCGCCCTCGCTGGGCGTGGTGGCCTATGCGCTCGGCAAGATCGGCATCGACTGGAACCACCTGCTGGACTCCGGCCACGCCATGACGCTGATCGTGATGGCCTCGGTGTGGAAGCAGATCTCCTACAACTTCCTGTTCTTCCTGGCCGGCCTGCAGTCGATTCCCAAGTCGCTCATCGAGGCCGCGGCCATCGACGGCGCGCGCCCGTGGCGCCGCTTCTGGACCGTGCAGTTTCCGCTGCTCTCGCCCACCACCTTCTTCCTGCTGGTGATCAACGTGGTCTATGCCTTCTTCGACACCTTCGCGATCGTCGATGCGGCCACGCAGGGCGGGCCGGGCAAGGACACGGCCATCCTGGTCTACAAGGTGTATTACGACGGCTTCAAGGCCATGGACCTGGGCGGCTCGGCGGCGCAGTCGGTGGTGCTGATGGTGATCGTGGTGGCGCTCACCGTGATCCAGTTCCGCTACGTGGAAAAGAAGGTTCAATACTGA
- the ugpB gene encoding sn-glycerol-3-phosphate ABC transporter substrate-binding protein UgpB — MRFKTLALASALAATLFNVAQAQTEIQWWHSMTAVNNEWVNDLAKQFNESQKEYKVVPTYKGTYDESMTASIAAYRSGNAPHILQVFEVGTATMMASKGAIVPVGQVMKDAGEKFDPAAYIPAVAGYYTAPNGQMLSFPLNSSTTVFYVNKDAFKAAGIDTDKLPSTWPEVAAAAAKLKASGHKCPFTTAWQGWTQLESFSAWHNVEFATKSNGLAGLDARMKINSPLHVRHIENLANMAKQGLFIYKGRGNVPEASFVSGECAMINTSSGFYGNVAKNAKFAYAVSPLPYYPDVPGAPQNTVIGGASLWVMSGKKPAEYKGVAKFFSFISTPEVQSASHKRTGYLPVTMASYKLTEDSGFYKQNPGTDVAVTQMVRKVTDKSRGIRLGNYVQIRAIEDEELEQVWSGKKTAKEALDSIVQRGNEQLERFQKANKS, encoded by the coding sequence ATGCGATTCAAGACGCTCGCGCTGGCATCGGCGCTGGCCGCCACGCTGTTCAATGTGGCACAGGCTCAGACCGAGATCCAGTGGTGGCATTCCATGACCGCTGTCAATAACGAGTGGGTCAACGACCTGGCCAAGCAGTTCAACGAGAGCCAGAAGGAATACAAGGTCGTGCCGACCTACAAGGGCACGTACGACGAATCGATGACGGCCTCCATCGCGGCTTACCGCTCCGGCAACGCACCGCACATCCTGCAGGTGTTCGAAGTGGGCACCGCCACCATGATGGCCAGCAAGGGCGCCATCGTGCCGGTGGGCCAGGTCATGAAGGACGCGGGCGAGAAGTTCGACCCTGCCGCCTACATTCCCGCCGTGGCCGGCTACTACACCGCGCCCAACGGCCAGATGCTGAGCTTCCCGCTGAACAGCTCGACGACGGTGTTCTATGTCAACAAGGACGCCTTCAAGGCCGCGGGCATCGACACCGACAAGCTGCCCTCGACCTGGCCCGAGGTGGCAGCCGCCGCGGCAAAGCTCAAGGCGAGCGGCCACAAGTGTCCGTTCACCACCGCCTGGCAGGGCTGGACGCAGCTCGAGAGCTTCTCGGCCTGGCACAACGTCGAATTCGCGACCAAGAGCAACGGCCTGGCCGGGCTCGATGCGCGCATGAAGATCAATTCGCCGCTGCACGTGCGCCACATCGAGAACCTGGCCAACATGGCCAAGCAGGGCCTGTTCATCTACAAGGGCCGCGGCAATGTGCCGGAAGCCTCGTTCGTTTCGGGCGAGTGCGCGATGATCAACACCTCGTCCGGCTTCTACGGCAACGTCGCCAAGAACGCCAAGTTCGCCTACGCGGTCTCTCCCCTGCCCTACTACCCGGACGTGCCCGGCGCACCGCAGAACACCGTGATCGGCGGCGCCAGCCTCTGGGTCATGTCGGGCAAGAAGCCGGCCGAGTACAAGGGCGTGGCCAAGTTCTTCAGCTTCATCTCGACGCCTGAAGTGCAGTCGGCCAGCCACAAGCGCACGGGCTATCTGCCCGTGACCATGGCGTCCTACAAGCTCACCGAGGATTCGGGCTTCTACAAGCAGAACCCCGGCACCGACGTGGCCGTGACGCAGATGGTGCGCAAGGTCACCGACAAGAGCCGCGGCATCCGCCTGGGCAACTACGTGCAGATCCGCGCCATCGAGGACGAAGAACTCGAACAGGTCTGGAGCGGCAAGAAGACCGCCAAGGAAGCGCTCGATTCGATCGTGCAGCGCGGCAACGAACAGCTGGAACGCTTCCAAAAGGCTAACAAAAGCTAA
- the serA gene encoding phosphoglycerate dehydrogenase yields the protein MSSKTSLEKSRIKFLLLEGIHPSAVEVLRGAGYTNIESLPGALPDAELKARIADVHFLGIRSRTQLTAEVFAAAQKLVAAGCFCIGTNQVDLESAREHGVAVFNAPYSNTRSVAELVLAEAILLLRGVPEKSAVAHRGGWLKSAENAFEIRGKTLGIVGYGSIGAQLSVLAEALGMKVAFYDVVTKLPLGNAHQVRELHQLLAQSDIVTLHVPETQATQWMIGAAEIAAMKPGAILINASRGTVVAIEPLAEALKQKKLLGAAIDVFPVEPRTNKDEFQSPLRGLDNVILTPHIGGSTMEAQANIGLEVAEKLVKYSDNGTSTSSVNFPEVALPAHPGKHRLLHIHRNVPGVLSEINKIFSDNNINISSQFLQTNEKIGYVVTDIDAAYSDLALEKLAKVNGTIRSRVLF from the coding sequence ATGAGCAGCAAAACCTCCCTCGAAAAAAGCAGGATCAAGTTCCTTTTGCTCGAAGGCATCCATCCTTCGGCCGTGGAGGTGCTGCGCGGTGCGGGCTACACCAACATCGAGTCGCTGCCGGGGGCGCTCCCCGACGCCGAACTCAAGGCCAGGATCGCCGACGTCCACTTCCTGGGCATCCGCTCGCGCACGCAATTGACGGCCGAGGTCTTCGCGGCCGCCCAGAAGCTGGTGGCCGCGGGGTGCTTCTGCATCGGCACCAACCAGGTCGACCTGGAGTCCGCGCGCGAACACGGCGTGGCGGTGTTCAACGCGCCGTATTCCAACACCCGTTCGGTGGCCGAGCTGGTGCTGGCCGAGGCCATCCTGCTGTTGCGCGGCGTGCCTGAAAAAAGCGCCGTCGCGCACCGCGGCGGCTGGCTCAAGTCGGCCGAGAACGCATTCGAGATCCGCGGCAAGACGCTGGGCATCGTGGGCTACGGCTCCATCGGCGCGCAGCTGTCGGTGCTGGCCGAGGCGCTGGGCATGAAGGTGGCTTTCTACGACGTGGTGACCAAGCTGCCGCTGGGCAATGCGCACCAGGTGCGCGAGTTGCACCAGCTGCTGGCCCAGAGCGACATCGTGACCCTGCACGTGCCCGAGACACAGGCCACGCAGTGGATGATCGGCGCGGCCGAAATCGCCGCCATGAAGCCGGGCGCGATCCTGATCAACGCCTCGCGCGGCACGGTGGTCGCCATCGAGCCGCTGGCCGAGGCGCTGAAGCAGAAGAAGCTGCTGGGCGCCGCCATCGACGTGTTCCCGGTCGAGCCGCGCACCAACAAGGACGAATTCCAGTCGCCGCTGCGCGGGCTCGACAACGTCATCCTCACGCCCCACATCGGCGGCTCGACGATGGAGGCGCAGGCCAACATCGGGCTCGAAGTGGCGGAAAAGCTGGTCAAGTACAGCGACAACGGAACCTCGACCTCGTCGGTCAATTTTCCCGAGGTGGCGCTACCAGCCCACCCCGGCAAGCACCGGCTGCTGCACATCCACCGCAACGTGCCCGGCGTGCTGTCGGAGATCAACAAGATCTTCTCGGACAACAACATCAACATCTCCTCGCAGTTCCTGCAGACCAACGAGAAGATCGGCTACGTGGTGACGGACATCGATGCGGCGTACTCCGACCTGGCGCTGGAGAAACTGGCCAAGGTCAACGGGACGATCCGCAGCCGCGTGCTGTTCTGA
- a CDS encoding FAD/FMN-binding oxidoreductase, which translates to MNAPTALTTLLSQAAEPVRLREIPYNYTSFSDREIVIRLLGERGWELLQTLRAERRTGRSARMLYEVLGDIWVVQRNPYLVDDLLDNPRRRGQLVDALRHRLAEVQKRRTPDSDLPRDQLVGELTGLVGDAVAAFDTAFRDVAALRRKATRVLGRLTAKDNIKFDGLSRVSHVTDATDWRVEYPFVVLCPDTEAEMALLVKGCIELGLTIIPRGGGTGYTGGAIPLTWKSVVINTEKLEAMTEVEHMALPGLDQPVPTIWTEAGVVTQRVADAAERAGFVFAVDPTSAEASCVGGNVAMNAGGKKAVLWGTALDNLASWRMVTPQAEWLEVTRIGHNLGKIHDAESAVFELQYYAADGKTKLRTERLEIPGRTFRKEGLGKDVTDKFLSGLPGIQKEGCDGLITSCRWVVHRMPAHTRTVCLEFFGNAKDAVPSIVEIKDFMFAEQKRSGVLLAGLEHLDDRYLKAVGYATKSKKHGGLPKMVLFGDIAGDDADAVARVTSEVVRIANSRSGEGFIAISPEARKKFWLDRKRTAAISKHTNAFKINEDVVIPLPRMAEYTDGIERINIELSLQNKLAFADALEAFFARGNLPLGKSDDANDIPSAELLEDRVAQAVALVQGVRALWAEWLRDVDPLFPQLQDHTLRASWKTQLRQPLQEIFSGGEFAPILAECTAIHQQVLKGRVWVALHMHAGDGNVHTNIPVNSDNYDMLQTAHAAVVRIMALARSLDGVISGEHGIGITKLEFLSDEELKPFMDYKQRVDPEGRFNKGKLLRAPAGATALPHADLTNAYTPSFGLMGHESLIMQQSDIGAIADSVKDCLRCGKCKPVCATHVPRANLLYSPRNKILATSLLVEAFLYEEQTRRGISIKHWEEFEDVADHCTVCHKCLTPCPVKIDFGDVSMNMRNLLRKMGQKSFRPGNAAAMFFLNATNPQTIKAVRAGMVGIGFKAQRLANDLLRGLARKQTAAPPATLGPAPVKEQVIHFINKKMPGNLPKKTARALLDIEDADYVPIIRDPKTTTSETEAVFYFPGCGSERLFSQVGLATQAMLWHAGVQTVLPPGYLCCGYPQRGSGQFDKAEKMITDNRVLFHRVANTLNYLDIKTVVVSCGTCYDQLQGYQFDKIFPGCRIIDIHEYLLEKGITLANLENGAGGGGYLYHDPCHSPMKLQDPMKTVKALVGDNVLKNDRCCGESGTLGVSRPDISTQIRFRKEEELKKGEAALRESGQVGAKDNVKILTSCPSCLQGLSRYGNDLNNGLLEADYIVVEMANKILGKDWMPEYVAAANHGGIERVLV; encoded by the coding sequence ATGAATGCTCCGACCGCGTTGACTACGCTGTTGTCGCAGGCCGCAGAGCCTGTACGACTGCGCGAGATCCCCTATAACTACACCAGCTTTTCCGATCGCGAGATCGTGATCCGCCTGTTGGGCGAGCGCGGCTGGGAACTGCTCCAGACCCTGCGGGCCGAACGCCGCACCGGCCGATCAGCCCGCATGCTCTACGAAGTGCTCGGCGACATCTGGGTGGTCCAGCGCAACCCCTACCTAGTCGACGACCTGCTCGACAACCCGCGCCGCCGCGGCCAGCTGGTCGACGCCCTCCGGCACCGCCTGGCCGAAGTCCAGAAACGCCGCACCCCCGACAGCGACCTGCCGCGCGACCAGCTCGTGGGCGAACTCACGGGGCTCGTCGGCGATGCGGTGGCAGCCTTCGACACCGCCTTTCGCGACGTGGCCGCCCTGCGCCGCAAGGCCACGCGCGTGCTGGGCCGCCTCACGGCCAAGGACAACATCAAGTTCGATGGCCTCTCGCGCGTCTCGCACGTCACCGACGCCACCGACTGGCGCGTCGAATATCCCTTCGTGGTGCTGTGCCCCGACACCGAGGCCGAGATGGCGCTGCTGGTCAAGGGCTGCATCGAGCTGGGGCTCACCATCATCCCGCGCGGCGGCGGCACCGGCTACACCGGCGGCGCCATTCCGCTCACGTGGAAGAGCGTGGTCATCAACACCGAGAAGCTCGAGGCCATGACCGAGGTCGAGCACATGGCGCTGCCCGGCCTCGACCAGCCCGTGCCCACCATCTGGACCGAAGCGGGTGTCGTCACCCAGCGCGTGGCCGACGCCGCCGAGCGCGCGGGCTTCGTGTTCGCGGTCGACCCCACCTCGGCCGAGGCCTCGTGCGTGGGCGGCAACGTCGCCATGAACGCGGGCGGCAAGAAGGCCGTTCTCTGGGGCACGGCGCTCGACAACCTGGCTTCGTGGCGCATGGTCACGCCGCAGGCCGAATGGCTCGAAGTCACGCGCATCGGCCACAACCTTGGCAAGATCCACGACGCCGAAAGCGCCGTGTTCGAGCTGCAGTACTACGCCGCCGACGGCAAGACCAAACTGCGCACCGAGCGCCTGGAGATCCCCGGCCGCACTTTCCGCAAGGAAGGCCTCGGCAAGGACGTGACCGACAAGTTCCTCTCGGGCCTGCCCGGCATCCAGAAAGAGGGCTGCGACGGCCTCATCACCAGCTGCCGCTGGGTGGTGCACCGCATGCCGGCGCACACGCGCACCGTGTGCCTCGAGTTCTTCGGCAACGCCAAGGACGCGGTGCCCAGCATCGTCGAGATCAAGGACTTCATGTTCGCCGAGCAGAAGCGCTCGGGTGTGCTGCTCGCGGGCCTCGAGCACCTGGACGACCGCTACCTGAAGGCCGTGGGCTACGCCACCAAATCGAAGAAGCACGGCGGCCTGCCGAAGATGGTGCTGTTCGGCGACATCGCGGGCGACGATGCCGATGCGGTGGCGCGCGTCACCTCGGAAGTGGTGCGCATCGCCAACTCGCGCAGCGGCGAAGGCTTCATCGCCATCAGCCCCGAGGCGCGCAAGAAATTCTGGCTCGACCGCAAGCGCACCGCCGCCATCAGCAAACACACCAACGCCTTCAAGATCAACGAAGACGTGGTGATTCCGCTGCCGCGCATGGCCGAGTACACCGACGGCATCGAGCGCATCAACATCGAACTGTCTCTGCAGAACAAGCTGGCGTTCGCCGATGCGCTGGAAGCGTTCTTCGCGCGCGGCAACCTGCCGCTCGGCAAGTCCGACGACGCCAACGACATCCCGTCGGCCGAGCTGCTCGAAGACCGTGTGGCGCAGGCCGTGGCGCTGGTGCAGGGCGTGCGTGCGCTCTGGGCCGAATGGCTGCGCGATGTCGACCCGCTGTTCCCGCAGCTGCAGGACCACACCCTGCGCGCGAGCTGGAAGACCCAGCTGCGCCAGCCGCTGCAGGAAATCTTTTCGGGCGGCGAATTCGCACCGATCCTGGCCGAGTGCACGGCCATCCACCAGCAGGTGCTCAAGGGCCGCGTGTGGGTTGCGCTGCACATGCACGCGGGCGACGGCAACGTGCACACCAACATCCCCGTCAACAGCGACAACTACGACATGCTGCAGACCGCGCATGCCGCGGTGGTGCGCATCATGGCGCTGGCGCGCAGCCTCGACGGCGTGATCTCGGGCGAGCACGGCATCGGCATCACCAAGCTCGAATTCCTGAGCGACGAAGAGCTCAAGCCCTTCATGGACTACAAGCAGCGCGTCGACCCCGAAGGCCGCTTCAACAAGGGCAAGCTGCTGCGCGCGCCCGCTGGCGCAACCGCGCTGCCGCATGCCGACCTGACCAACGCCTACACGCCGAGCTTCGGCCTCATGGGGCACGAGTCGCTCATCATGCAGCAGAGCGACATCGGCGCCATTGCCGACAGCGTGAAGGACTGCCTGCGCTGCGGCAAGTGCAAGCCGGTGTGCGCCACCCACGTGCCCCGCGCCAACCTGCTGTACAGCCCGCGCAACAAGATCCTGGCAACCTCGCTGCTGGTCGAGGCCTTCCTCTACGAAGAACAGACCCGGCGCGGCATCAGCATCAAGCACTGGGAAGAGTTCGAGGACGTGGCCGACCACTGCACGGTGTGCCACAAGTGCCTCACGCCGTGCCCGGTGAAGATCGACTTCGGCGACGTGTCGATGAACATGCGCAACCTGCTGCGCAAGATGGGGCAGAAGAGCTTCCGCCCCGGCAACGCGGCCGCGATGTTCTTCCTCAACGCGACCAACCCGCAGACCATCAAGGCGGTGCGCGCGGGCATGGTGGGCATCGGCTTCAAGGCCCAGCGCCTGGCCAACGACCTGCTGCGCGGGCTTGCCAGGAAGCAGACCGCCGCGCCGCCCGCCACCCTCGGCCCGGCGCCGGTCAAGGAGCAGGTGATCCACTTCATCAACAAGAAGATGCCGGGCAACCTGCCGAAGAAGACCGCGCGCGCGCTGCTCGACATCGAGGATGCCGACTACGTGCCGATCATCCGCGACCCGAAGACGACCACGTCGGAAACCGAGGCGGTGTTCTACTTTCCGGGCTGCGGATCGGAGCGGCTGTTCTCGCAAGTCGGCTTGGCCACGCAGGCCATGCTCTGGCATGCGGGCGTGCAGACGGTGCTGCCGCCCGGTTATCTCTGCTGCGGCTATCCGCAGCGCGGCAGCGGCCAGTTCGACAAGGCCGAGAAGATGATCACCGACAACCGCGTGCTGTTCCACCGCGTGGCCAACACGCTCAACTACCTCGACATCAAGACCGTGGTGGTGAGCTGCGGCACCTGCTACGACCAGCTGCAGGGCTACCAGTTCGACAAGATCTTTCCGGGCTGCCGCATCATCGACATCCACGAGTACCTGCTCGAAAAGGGCATCACGCTGGCGAACCTGGAAAATGGGGCAGGCGGCGGCGGCTACCTCTACCACGACCCCTGCCACAGCCCGATGAAGCTGCAGGACCCGATGAAGACCGTGAAGGCGCTGGTCGGCGACAACGTGCTCAAGAACGACCGCTGCTGCGGCGAATCGGGCACGCTGGGCGTGTCGCGGCCCGACATCTCGACGCAGATCCGCTTCCGCAAGGAAGAAGAGCTCAAGAAGGGCGAGGCTGCGCTGCGCGAGAGCGGCCAGGTCGGCGCCAAGGACAACGTGAAGATCCTCACCAGCTGCCCGAGCTGCCTGCAGGGCCTCTCGCGCTACGGCAACGACCTGAACAACGGCCTGCTCGAAGCCGACTACATCGTGGTCGAGATGGCCAACAAGATCCTCGGCAAGGACTGGATGCCGGAATACGTGGCCGCCGCCAATCATGGCGGGATCGAGCGGGTATTGGTATGA
- a CDS encoding HIT family protein, translating to MKVQGCPFCEGPGGRVVFEGAKLRVIHAEEAGFPAFYRVIWREHAAEFSDLDAADRVLCMEAVTVVEQCLREHLAPAKINLAALGNMVPHLHWHVIARFADDTHFPGSVWAPVQRETDAVRDAAVAARLPALESAMMARLGTRSF from the coding sequence ATGAAGGTGCAAGGCTGTCCGTTCTGCGAAGGCCCCGGCGGCCGCGTCGTGTTCGAGGGCGCGAAGCTTCGCGTCATCCATGCGGAAGAGGCCGGCTTCCCGGCCTTCTACCGCGTGATCTGGCGCGAGCATGCGGCGGAATTTTCAGACCTGGACGCGGCCGACCGCGTGCTGTGCATGGAGGCCGTGACGGTGGTCGAGCAGTGCCTGCGCGAGCATCTGGCGCCGGCCAAGATCAACCTCGCGGCGCTCGGCAACATGGTGCCGCACCTGCATTGGCACGTGATCGCGCGCTTTGCCGACGACACGCATTTTCCGGGTTCCGTCTGGGCGCCGGTGCAGCGCGAAACGGATGCGGTCCGTGATGCCGCGGTGGCCGCCCGCCTGCCCGCGCTCGAGAGTGCGATGATGGCCCGCTTGGGCACAAGGAGCTTCTGA
- a CDS encoding gamma-butyrobetaine hydroxylase-like domain-containing protein: MAGLQAGAPTPQSITVHGQSRVLEVGFSDGATFRIPFELMRIYSPSAEVQGHGPGQEVLQTGKREVELVDLKPVGNYAVQPVFSDGHDTGIFSWNLLYELGANQAGLWAEYERRLAAAGVDRDAPMIDKGGSACSSH; the protein is encoded by the coding sequence ATGGCAGGTTTGCAAGCCGGCGCACCGACGCCGCAATCGATCACCGTGCACGGCCAGTCGCGCGTGCTCGAGGTCGGATTCTCGGATGGCGCGACCTTCCGCATTCCGTTCGAGCTGATGCGCATCTATTCGCCGTCGGCCGAGGTGCAGGGCCACGGCCCGGGGCAGGAAGTGCTGCAGACCGGCAAGCGCGAGGTCGAACTGGTCGACCTGAAGCCGGTGGGCAACTACGCCGTGCAGCCGGTCTTCAGCGACGGCCACGACACCGGCATCTTCTCGTGGAACCTGCTGTACGAACTCGGCGCCAACCAGGCCGGGCTCTGGGCCGAGTACGAGCGCCGGCTTGCCGCCGCGGGCGTCGACCGCGATGCGCCGATGATCGACAAGGGCGGCTCCGCCTGCAGCAGCCACTGA
- the ubiE gene encoding bifunctional demethylmenaquinone methyltransferase/2-methoxy-6-polyprenyl-1,4-benzoquinol methylase UbiE produces MSTTHFGFEKVDESEKAQRVRGVFDSVATRYDLMNDLMSMGLHRAWKAYTVMVANVGEGSRVLDIAGGTGDLALAFSKKVGASGQVVHTDINEAMLRTGRDRLLDAGVALPTLVCDAEKLPFPSEHFDVVTVAFGLRNMTHKDAALKEMNRVLKPRGKLLVLEFSKVAKPLAKVYDWYSFNVLPRLGKLVAGDDASYRYLAESIRMHPAQDELKTLMKEGGFGHVDYHNMTGGVVALHVGIKC; encoded by the coding sequence ATGAGCACCACCCACTTCGGCTTCGAAAAAGTCGACGAAAGCGAGAAAGCGCAACGTGTCCGCGGCGTCTTCGATTCCGTCGCCACGCGTTACGACCTCATGAACGACCTGATGTCGATGGGGCTGCACCGCGCCTGGAAGGCCTACACCGTGATGGTGGCCAACGTGGGCGAGGGCTCGCGCGTGCTCGACATCGCGGGCGGCACCGGCGACCTCGCGCTGGCTTTCTCGAAGAAGGTGGGCGCCAGCGGCCAGGTGGTGCACACCGACATCAACGAAGCCATGCTGCGCACCGGCCGCGACCGCCTGCTCGATGCCGGCGTGGCGCTGCCCACGCTGGTGTGCGACGCCGAGAAGCTGCCGTTCCCTTCCGAGCACTTCGATGTCGTGACCGTCGCCTTCGGCCTGCGCAACATGACGCACAAGGACGCCGCGCTGAAGGAAATGAACCGCGTGCTCAAGCCGCGCGGCAAGCTGCTGGTGCTCGAATTCTCGAAGGTCGCCAAGCCGCTGGCCAAGGTCTACGACTGGTATTCGTTCAACGTTCTGCCGCGCCTGGGCAAGCTGGTGGCGGGCGACGACGCGAGCTACCGCTACCTGGCCGAATCCATCCGCATGCATCCCGCGCAGGACGAACTCAAGACCCTCATGAAAGAGGGCGGTTTCGGGCATGTGGACTATCACAACATGACGGGTGGCGTGGTTGCCCTTCATGTTGGAATCAAATGTTGA